The genomic window CACGCCCCGCTGCCACGGCTGCAACCAGTACATCCCCACCGCCAGCCCCGGCAGGCCAAAGAAGAGCAGCACATCCAGCACCCGCCACGCTGCCAGATAGATCGGCCGCGGAAACAGCAGCGCAAGGTTCTTCGTCCACCCCTCCACCATCTCCGCCGTGCTGCGATACATCCGCGTAGCCAGCGCATCCGGCGCATAGCGAAATCGTATCGTCCGCTCCCCGCTCTTAATATTGCGTGCCAGCGCTACATCTTCAAGCACCGTCCCTCCCAGCGCGCGATGACCGCCCACCAGAAAATAAGCATCCCGCTCGACCATCAAAAACTGCCCATTCGCCGCAGCCAGGCTCGTCTCGGGATCGTTGACCTGCTTCATCGGATAGACACTCGCCAGCTCCGAAAACACCAGCGGCATCACCGCTCGCTGCCAGAAGCCGGTCACAATCTGCCGCGGCGAATACGACAGCAGAGCTGCCTCATACTTCTCCATCTCAAACAGCGCCCGCGAAAGATCGCCCTGCTCATGCAGCGTGTCTGCATCGGTAAACAGCAGCTGCCTTCCCCGAGCCCTCTGCGCGCCGGCCCAACACGCATTCGACTTCCCCGAAAGCGCACCGGCCCCACTCAAATCCAGCAGCGGAGCATCAATCACCACCACGCCCTCATACCCCTCCGCAACCGCTCGCGTGCTATCGGCGGAGTCATCGTTGACAACAATCAACTCCCACTGCGTCCCCAGCGCGAACCCCGGCTCCGACTGCCGCACCAGCGACGCCAGACACGCCCCCAGCACACTCTCTTCATTGCGCGCAGGAACAATCACCGACAGCAAAGGTTCCAACTCAGGGATAAGCTCGTTAGGGTTCACGACTTTGTATTATAGGAAGCGGAGCGTAATGTGCGTAAAGTCTGGGCAGGCGTAGTCCTTGGAATGTTGCTGGTCGCCGGATGCGACCGCGGAAGTCATCCCCATCAGGTCGGCACTCCCGCGCCCGAGTTTACCGTCAGCGACGGCGTCCAGACCGTCACCCTCAACAAGTACCGTGGCCACACCGTCATCCTCAACCTGTGGGCCACCTGGTGCCCTCCCTGCCTCGACGAGCTGCCCAGCCTCATCCGACTTCATCAACAGATGCCCGACATCATCATCATCGCCATCAGCCAGGATGAAGACGACACCGTCTACCGCCGCT from Granulicella sp. L56 includes these protein-coding regions:
- a CDS encoding TlpA disulfide reductase family protein, with amino-acid sequence MRKVWAGVVLGMLLVAGCDRGSHPHQVGTPAPEFTVSDGVQTVTLNKYRGHTVILNLWATWCPPCLDELPSLIRLHQQMPDIIIIAISQDEDDTVYRRFLVQHHIDFLTVRDPTTRINHLYGTLQIPESYVIDKNGMVRRKFVSAQDWTSPEIMGYLKKL
- a CDS encoding glycosyltransferase family 2 protein, encoding MNPNELIPELEPLLSVIVPARNEESVLGACLASLVRQSEPGFALGTQWELIVVNDDSADSTRAVAEGYEGVVVIDAPLLDLSGAGALSGKSNACWAGAQRARGRQLLFTDADTLHEQGDLSRALFEMEKYEAALLSYSPRQIVTGFWQRAVMPLVFSELASVYPMKQVNDPETSLAAANGQFLMVERDAYFLVGGHRALGGTVLEDVALARNIKSGERTIRFRYAPDALATRMYRSTAEMVEGWTKNLALLFPRPIYLAAWRVLDVLLFFGLPGLAVGMYWLQPWQRGVIWVIWLRTLWRFYSRVARSNFPASDVVISILGVPLFVYLLVRSVVDHRVKKSVVWKGRRYGGG